In Blastococcus saxobsidens DD2, the genomic stretch GACCTGATGTCCCGCGTGGGCTCGGACACCACGCTGCTGCGGGCGACGGTCACCGCCGGGGTGGTGGAGGTCGCCGGATCGGTGGTGGTCGGGGTCGGCGCCCTCGTCGCCATGGCGGTGGTGGACGTCTGGCTGCTCCTGCTGACGGTGGTCGCCGTCGCGATCGGCGCCTCCACCGCCGTCCTCGCCTCGCGCGGCGTGCGACGGATGTCCCAGCGCGCCCAGGAGGAGGTGGGCGCGATGACCGCGGCGGTGGAGCGCGCCCTGTCCGCGGTGCGGACGATCCGGGCCAGCGGCGCGACCACCCGCGAGGCGGCCGCCGTCGGGGCCAGCGCGGAACGGGCCTACGCCGCGGGCGTGCAGGTCGCGCGGCGGGAGGCGCTGGTCTCACCGGCCGGATCGATAGCCGTCCAGGGCGCGTTCCTGGCGGTGCTCGGGGTCGGCGGGTACCGGGTGGCCAGTGGCTCGATCGGCGTCGCCGACCTGGTCGCCTTCATCCTGTACCTGTTCCTGCTGGTCATGCCGCTCGGGCAGCTGATCGGCGCGTGGACGCAGCTGCAGACCGGCCTCGGCGCGCTCACCCGGATCCAGGAGGTGCTCGGGCTGGACCCGGAGCAGGACGAGCAGCCGGAGCGTCCCGCCGGCGTCGCCCCGACCGCCCGGCCGGGCGCGGCACCGCTGCTCGAGCTCGAGGACGTCTCGTTCAGCTACCCGGACGGGACGCCGGTGCTCCGCGGCGTCTCCCTCCGGATCGCCCCACGCAGCCGGGTCGCCCTGGTCGGCCCCTCGGGAGCGGGCAAGTCGACCGTCCTGGCGCTGATCGAGGGGTTCTACCCGGTCGACTCGGGCACGATCCGCTGGGCCGGGACCGACGTGCGCGAGCTGCCGCGGGCCGCGCTGCGCGCCCGGCTCGGCTACGTCGAGCAGGAGGCCCCCGTCCTGGCGGGGACGGTGCGGGACAACCTGCTCCTCACCCGCCCCGACGCCACCGATCCGGAGCTGTGGGCGGTCCTCGCCGACGTCGGTCTCACCGAGGTCGTCCGGCGCTCTCCTCGCGGCCTCGACGTCGCGGTCGGTGACGAGGGCGTGCTGCTCTCCGGCGGGGAGCGCCAGCGCCTGGCCATCGCCCGCTCGCTGCTCGCCCGCCCGGAGCTGCTGCTGCTCGACGAGCCCACCGCCAGCCTGGACGCGCGCAACGAGAGCCTGCTGCGGGAGACACTGGCGGCGGCGTCGGCCGGCCGGACGCTGCTCGTCGTCGCCCACCGGCTGTCCACGGTCCTCGACAGCGACGAGATCGTCGTGCTGGACCAGGGCCGGGTCGTCGCCCGTGGCACGCACGCGGAGCTGGTGGACAGCAGCCCGCTCTACCGTGAGCTGGCCGCCGCCCAGCTACTCGTCTGACCCCGCTGATGATCAGGTGACCTGGTCACCAAGGGTCCTGGCTCACGGTCGACGGTGAGCCAGCATCCTTGGCCTTGGCGGCCGCGCGTTCCGCGCTGAAAATGTGTGTCGGGTCGCCCGCCGACGCCGGTTGTCCCTGATCGTGGGAGGTCGTGAGCCAGCAGGGTGCCGAGGGCTGCGCCGTGGGCGCTTCCTTGTCGCTTCGAGCACGCGGATCAGATTGCTCGTCCTGCCCAGCAGTCCTCGCGGGCGGCCCCCCGAGGGGTCGGTGAGAGCGAGGAGGTCATGGTGCTTCAGGAAGATCAACAGGTCGAGGAGATCGTCGCCCGGGTGGCGGCGCTGGATATCGGCAAGGCCGAGCTGGTGTGCTGTGTGCGGGTGCCGCATCCGACCCGGCCGGGCAAGCGGATGCAGGAGGTGGTCACCTATCGCACGATGACCCGCTCACTGCTGGTGATGGCCGACCGGCTGGCCGGGCTGGGCGTCAGCGAGGTGGTCATGGAGGCCACCAGCGACTACTGGAAGCCGCCGTACTACCTGCTCGAGGCCCGCGGATTGAACCCGAAGCTGGTCAACGCCCGCGACGTCAAGCACCTGCCCGGCCGGCCCAAGACCGACAAGCTGGACGCGGTGTGGCTGGCCAAGCTGGCCGAGCGCGGCATGCTGCGGCCCAGCTTCGTGCCTCCGCCGAAGATCCGCCGGCTGCGCGATGTCACCCGCTACCGCGCCGATCTGGTCGAGGTGCGCACCGCGGAGAAGCAGCGGGTGGAGAAGCTGCTCGAAGACGCACAGATCAAGCTGTCGGTGGTGGCCAGCGACATCTTCGGCGCCTCCGGGCGGGACATGCTGGCCGCGCTGATCGCCGGCACCCGCGACCCCAAGGTGCTCGCCGCGCTGGCCCGGGGCCGGATGCGCGCCAAGCTCACCGACCTGGAAGAGGCGTTCACCGGCTACTTCACCG encodes the following:
- a CDS encoding ABC transporter ATP-binding protein; this translates as MTAPVAPGEPAAPAAAGLRDLLPLLRPHRRALLVAAGLSLVGAAAALAQPALVAHVIEVVGAGEPLLPAVGLLVVVLLVSSALRALQQFVLQRTAEGFVLTTRLALTDRLLRLPVAEYDRRRTGDLMSRVGSDTTLLRATVTAGVVEVAGSVVVGVGALVAMAVVDVWLLLLTVVAVAIGASTAVLASRGVRRMSQRAQEEVGAMTAAVERALSAVRTIRASGATTREAAAVGASAERAYAAGVQVARREALVSPAGSIAVQGAFLAVLGVGGYRVASGSIGVADLVAFILYLFLLVMPLGQLIGAWTQLQTGLGALTRIQEVLGLDPEQDEQPERPAGVAPTARPGAAPLLELEDVSFSYPDGTPVLRGVSLRIAPRSRVALVGPSGAGKSTVLALIEGFYPVDSGTIRWAGTDVRELPRAALRARLGYVEQEAPVLAGTVRDNLLLTRPDATDPELWAVLADVGLTEVVRRSPRGLDVAVGDEGVLLSGGERQRLAIARSLLARPELLLLDEPTASLDARNESLLRETLAAASAGRTLLVVAHRLSTVLDSDEIVVLDQGRVVARGTHAELVDSSPLYRELAAAQLLV
- a CDS encoding IS110 family transposase, which gives rise to MVLQEDQQVEEIVARVAALDIGKAELVCCVRVPHPTRPGKRMQEVVTYRTMTRSLLVMADRLAGLGVSEVVMEATSDYWKPPYYLLEARGLNPKLVNARDVKHLPGRPKTDKLDAVWLAKLAERGMLRPSFVPPPKIRRLRDVTRYRADLVEVRTAEKQRVEKLLEDAQIKLSVVASDIFGASGRDMLAALIAGTRDPKVLAALARGRMRAKLTDLEEAFTGYFTDHHARLLTTMLARIDGLSADIAELEVMIEEMVAPFTDAVAKLDEIPGIGRVAASAILAEIGLDMSRFPTDGHLCAWARFAPGTKESAGKKKGAGSTGHGNRYLAKVIGEAVAGAAKTDTFLGERYRRLARRRGGKKAMVAVGRSMLVIIWHLLSDPDARFVDLGSDFHAKRTDPDRRRRAHVHQLEALGYTVTLTPAA